The region ATATAAGTGTAGTACTGATTAGTTAACATACATTACTACCTGATCAGCTTCTCCCGTCAATAATTCGCGTCAGATTCTTCACTGCGTTCAGAAAGACACATCTTAATTCGCGTCAGATTCTTCACTGCGTTCAGAAAGACACATCTTAATTCGCGTCAGATTCTTCACTGCGTTCAGAAAGACGCTACAGCCGCTCCTTGCCCAGGCTGGCGAGGAAGTCGGCGTTGGTGCGCGTCTTGCGCAGGTGCTCGATGACCCTCTCGGTGATGTCCGTAGAGCTGCCCGAAGGCCCGTCGGATGAAATCATGGACACCATGCGCCGCAGCAGCTTTATTTGCTTGACGGTGGCCTCGTTGAGCAGCAGGTCGTCGCGGCGGGTGCTGGAACGGGTGATGTCCACAGCCGGGAAGACGCCGCGCTCGGCGAGGCGCCGGTCGAGGTGCAGCTCCATGTTGCCGGTGCCCTTGAACTCTTCGTAGATGAGGTCGTCCATGCGCGAGCCGGTGTCCACCAGACAGGTAGCGATGATGGTGAGCGAGCCGCCTTCCTCTATATTACGGGCGGCGCCGAAAAACTTCTTGCCGGGGTGCAGCGCCACGGGGTCTATGCCGCCGGAGAGGGTGCGGCCGGAGGGGGGCATGGCCAGGTTGTAGGCGCGGGTGAGGCGCGTGATGCCGTCCAGCAGTATGAACACGTCCTTGCCGCCTTCCACCATGCGCTTGGCTTTTTCCAGCGCCAGCTCGGCCACGCGCGTCTGGTTTTCCACGGCTTCGTCGAAGGTGGCGGCGATGACCTCGCCCTTAACGGAGCGCTTCATATCGGTGACCTCTTCCGGGCGTTCGCCTATAAGGCACACGATAATGCTTATATCGCTGTAATTGGCGCTGACGGCGTTGGCGATGGCCTTGAGCAGCA is a window of Dehalococcoidia bacterium DNA encoding:
- a CDS encoding transcription termination factor Rho, with amino-acid sequence MKVLEEKSREELLDLARESGLSGVTGLKKQDIVMRLLQSYAEMQGNVFCSGVLDIMPDGYGFLRQETLLPSPSDVYVSQSQIRRFSLRTGDTVVGQGRPAKAGEKYYSLLRVEAINDINPEMARARPNFSSLTPTFPDKMIDLETRQDTLSTRLVNLVAPIGRGQRGLIVSPPKAGKTMLLKAIANAVSANYSDISIIVCLIGERPEEVTDMKRSVKGEVIAATFDEAVENQTRVAELALEKAKRMVEGGKDVFILLDGITRLTRAYNLAMPPSGRTLSGGIDPVALHPGKKFFGAARNIEEGGSLTIIATCLVDTGSRMDDLIYEEFKGTGNMELHLDRRLAERGVFPAVDITRSSTRRDDLLLNEATVKQIKLLRRMVSMISSDGPSGSSTDITERVIEHLRKTRTNADFLASLGKERL